The Cataglyphis hispanica isolate Lineage 1 chromosome 5, ULB_Chis1_1.0, whole genome shotgun sequence genome has a segment encoding these proteins:
- the LOC126849555 gene encoding uncharacterized protein LOC126849555, whose product MEAFRYLRAYGFLRDGGGSLSSDYATSLRRVLSLFQEYYQLPGNGSLNVDMLNLMRKPRYGLADILDCAFAKKWPKTRLTWNFQVASEELLRTIEAAFALWAANSSLNSRATRYVPIY is encoded by the coding sequence ATGGAGGCGTTCCGCTATCTGCGAGCGTACGGTTTTCTAAGGGATGGCGGGGGATCGCTGTCGTCCGATTACGCGACATCTCTGCGTCGCGTGCTGTCgctatttcaagaatattatcaaCTACCTGGTAATGGCTCGTTAAACGTCGATATGCTCAATCTCATGCGCAAACCGCGATACGGTCTAGCGGACATTCTCGATTGCGCGTTCGCGAAAAAATGGCCGAAAACGAGACTCACGTGGAATTTTCAAGTGGCTAGCGAGGAACTCTTACGAACGATCGAAGCGGCGTTCGCGCTATGGGCGGCGAATTCGTCGTTAAATTCGCGCGCGACTCGCTACGTcccgatatattaa